In Hyphomicrobium denitrificans 1NES1, one DNA window encodes the following:
- the ftsL gene encoding cell division protein FtsL has translation MRLLNISAFFFAIASALLLYGLNYDTRRLEAEVQSKERLAERARDDIAVLKAERGTLARPDRIDALARQIGLAPPRVDQFASGREVSDLDDHQDRGNGR, from the coding sequence ATGCGTCTCTTGAATATTTCCGCATTTTTCTTTGCGATCGCGAGCGCGCTCCTTCTTTACGGCCTCAACTATGATACCCGGCGTCTCGAAGCTGAAGTGCAGTCAAAAGAGCGCCTCGCCGAGCGCGCCCGAGACGACATCGCGGTCCTGAAGGCTGAACGCGGAACGCTGGCGCGCCCAGACCGGATCGATGCCCTGGCTCGGCAAATCGGGCTTGCTCCTCCTCGCGTCGATCAGTTCGCATCCGGGCGCGAAGTTTCCGACCTCGACGACCATCAGGATCGCGGCAATGGCCGTTGA